One stretch of Pseudomonas fragi DNA includes these proteins:
- a CDS encoding TldD/PmbA family protein, producing the protein MFDFYPQLKQRFDALRTRAEFFSLRYVRESGQYLSVRKNVAEPPSFSHDQGAMLTVRLRGIEAYAATNDLSQAGLQAALDRAETQAQLIAGHALLNLSQEPVSHERADFFSPDLDQAFPSLSECFELLGAESAAVPKDERLVSWVVSLGLNHVEQIYLNSAGAELRRAQRFVYPGMSVTAYDGNDSQSRSLGRENFGQQGGADVISRCGLIGAAPQVADQALQLLLAPNAPAGKRDLLLMPDQMILQIHESIGHPLELDRILGDERNYAGTSFVKASDFGSLQYGSKLLNVTFDPTIPEELASYRFDDDGTPAYKEYLIREGLLLRPLGGALSQFRSGLEGVANSRACGWNRPPIDRMANLNIEPGDQSLEQMIGGIESGILMATNRSWSIDDARNKFQFGCEWGQLIENGELKGVVKNPNYRGISDQFWRNLSAVGDASTFKVLGTPNCGKGEPNQVIRVGHASPACVFSQIDVFGGDA; encoded by the coding sequence ATGTTCGATTTCTACCCTCAGCTCAAGCAGCGCTTTGACGCGCTGCGCACCCGGGCCGAGTTCTTTTCGTTACGTTATGTACGCGAGTCCGGGCAATACCTGTCGGTACGCAAGAACGTCGCAGAGCCTCCCTCATTCAGTCACGACCAGGGCGCCATGCTGACCGTGCGGTTGCGCGGTATCGAGGCTTATGCCGCCACCAATGACCTGTCCCAGGCCGGTCTGCAGGCCGCGCTTGATCGCGCCGAAACCCAGGCCCAACTGATCGCCGGGCATGCCCTGCTCAACCTGAGCCAGGAACCGGTGTCCCATGAGCGCGCCGACTTTTTCTCCCCAGACCTCGACCAGGCCTTCCCGTCACTGAGTGAGTGCTTCGAGCTGCTAGGCGCCGAATCAGCCGCTGTGCCCAAGGACGAGAGGCTGGTGAGCTGGGTAGTTTCACTGGGCCTCAATCACGTCGAACAGATTTACCTGAACAGTGCCGGCGCCGAGCTGCGCCGCGCCCAGCGTTTTGTCTACCCGGGCATGAGCGTCACCGCCTATGACGGCAACGACAGCCAGAGCCGCAGCCTGGGCCGCGAGAACTTTGGCCAGCAAGGTGGCGCCGATGTGATCAGCCGCTGCGGGCTGATCGGCGCCGCACCCCAGGTCGCCGACCAGGCCCTGCAATTGCTGCTGGCGCCCAATGCCCCGGCGGGCAAGCGCGACCTGCTGCTGATGCCCGATCAGATGATCCTGCAAATCCACGAATCCATCGGCCACCCGCTGGAGCTGGACCGCATTCTCGGTGACGAGCGCAATTACGCAGGCACCAGCTTCGTCAAGGCCAGCGACTTCGGCAGCCTGCAATACGGCTCAAAATTGCTGAACGTGACCTTCGACCCGACCATCCCCGAGGAACTCGCCAGCTACCGCTTCGACGACGACGGCACCCCGGCCTACAAGGAGTATCTGATCCGCGAAGGCCTGCTGCTGCGCCCGCTGGGCGGCGCACTGTCGCAGTTCCGCTCGGGCCTGGAAGGCGTGGCCAACAGCCGCGCCTGCGGCTGGAACCGACCGCCGATCGATCGTATGGCCAACCTCAATATCGAGCCCGGCGACCAGTCGCTGGAGCAAATGATTGGCGGTATCGAAAGCGGCATCCTGATGGCCACCAACCGCTCGTGGTCGATTGACGATGCGCGCAACAAGTTCCAGTTCGGTTGCGAATGGGGCCAGTTGATCGAAAACGGCGAACTCAAAGGCGTGGTCAAGAACCCCAACTACCGGGGCATTTCCGACCAGTTCTGGCGCAACCTCAGCGCCGTGGGCGACGCCAGTACCTTCAAGGTGCTGGGCACGCCCAACTGCGGCAAGGGTGAGCCCAACCAGGTGATTCGCG